The proteins below are encoded in one region of Sphingobacterium sp. R2:
- a CDS encoding M56 family metallopeptidase, whose amino-acid sequence MESLLTYIIQVNLLLGIIYLGYIGLLKGLTFYVLNRVYFLAGGLFAFVYPFLDLKSLFVQRGLNMGLVGEQISLYITKPEVQQQLTLGRLVEITFMVGAMVLLAKFVFQLLSLLRIHLNSKSDQWRTYLFRNVLIPIVPFSFLNKIYVNKGQHQDAELKDIFKHEDIHVKGLHSVDILLFEMILVCCWYNPFVWLMRRAIRQNLEFLTDQQVLDKGVDKQAYQYSLLNVSKKGGSVGLSNQFNFKLLKRRIVMMNKKRSSKIALSKYAFLLPVFLLTGAAFTVSKAEGSIEGVVEQVNKTRVIQLGKDLQVDVALPATISSKVSKPLAEDLLTRQMTKGTLKPKGVMDTIHFRTNMNSVKEPLYIVEGKEVNSNMMSAIPSSEIESINVIKNNGKAIYGEKGKNGVILVTLRKNGSPMVMNQPFTFTYDKKDDAVNVPKIKMNGNPTKVVVASYKSINTTEPDLKGRTEGISGNIIGLSDDGARKAAVRSIEFRGVNASKENPLLVIDGKIVENAQLSGLDPNTIDNISVLKNNPATARYGDQAENGVVIVTTKAYVKEHPEALSSDVEDRLSGKVKKVIRIQLDKEKGEALKKEKEE is encoded by the coding sequence ATGGAAAGCTTACTCACCTATATTATACAAGTCAACCTGTTGTTGGGTATTATCTATTTAGGATATATTGGATTATTGAAAGGACTGACATTCTATGTGCTAAATCGCGTTTACTTTTTGGCCGGAGGGCTGTTTGCTTTTGTATATCCGTTTCTTGATTTAAAGTCTTTGTTCGTACAGCGCGGGTTGAATATGGGGTTGGTAGGCGAGCAGATTTCGCTTTATATTACTAAGCCTGAAGTGCAGCAACAACTGACCTTGGGAAGGTTGGTGGAAATTACATTTATGGTTGGTGCAATGGTGCTGTTAGCGAAGTTTGTATTTCAATTATTGAGTTTATTGCGGATTCATCTGAATTCTAAGTCCGATCAATGGCGGACGTATTTATTCCGGAATGTGCTTATTCCGATTGTTCCATTTTCGTTTTTGAATAAAATATATGTCAATAAGGGACAGCATCAGGATGCTGAACTGAAAGATATTTTTAAGCATGAGGATATTCATGTGAAAGGTCTTCACAGTGTGGATATTTTATTGTTTGAAATGATATTGGTATGCTGTTGGTACAATCCCTTCGTTTGGTTGATGCGTAGGGCTATTCGTCAAAATTTGGAGTTCTTGACTGATCAACAAGTCTTAGATAAAGGTGTGGACAAGCAAGCCTACCAGTACAGCTTATTGAACGTGTCTAAAAAGGGGGGCTCGGTGGGATTAAGCAATCAGTTTAATTTTAAACTTTTAAAACGGCGTATTGTGATGATGAACAAGAAACGATCATCGAAAATAGCGCTGAGTAAATATGCCTTTCTTTTACCGGTATTTTTATTGACGGGAGCAGCATTTACAGTAAGTAAAGCCGAGGGAAGTATAGAAGGGGTCGTTGAGCAGGTAAATAAAACAAGGGTTATCCAGCTGGGCAAGGACTTACAAGTTGATGTTGCTTTGCCTGCAACGATAAGTAGCAAGGTAAGTAAGCCTTTAGCGGAAGATTTGCTTACCAGGCAAATGACAAAAGGTACCTTGAAGCCAAAAGGTGTAATGGATACGATTCATTTTCGGACAAATATGAATTCTGTAAAGGAGCCTCTCTATATTGTGGAAGGAAAAGAGGTTAATTCAAACATGATGTCGGCAATTCCATCATCGGAAATCGAATCGATTAATGTAATTAAGAATAATGGTAAGGCAATATATGGTGAAAAAGGGAAGAATGGTGTTATTCTTGTCACGTTGAGAAAAAACGGTTCACCTATGGTAATGAATCAGCCCTTTACTTTTACTTATGATAAAAAGGACGATGCGGTTAATGTTCCCAAGATTAAGATGAATGGAAACCCTACGAAAGTTGTTGTGGCGAGCTATAAATCTATAAATACGACTGAACCGGATCTCAAAGGCCGAACGGAGGGAATCTCTGGAAATATCATTGGGTTATCAGATGATGGGGCGAGGAAAGCTGCTGTCCGCAGTATTGAGTTTCGTGGAGTTAATGCATCTAAGGAAAACCCTCTACTTGTGATCGACGGGAAAATTGTCGAAAACGCCCAGTTAAGTGGGTTAGACCCGAATACAATAGATAACATATCGGTTTTGAAAAATAATCCTGCTACTGCACGATATGGCGATCAGGCGGAGAATGGCGTTGTCATTGTGACCACTAAGGCTTATGTGAAGGAGCATCCTGAAGCATTATCTTCTGATGTTGAGGATCGTTTGTCAGGAAAAGTAAAGAAAGTAATTAGGATCCAGTTGGATAAAGAAAAAGGTGAAGCGCTTAAAAAAGAAAAGGAGGAATAA
- a CDS encoding citrate synthase: protein MSDKASINLDGTSYDLPVVVGTENEKAVDISKLRDLSGFITLDPGYKNTGATKSAITFLDGEKGILRYRGYPIEQLAEKSTFLEVAYLLIYGELPKKEVLEKFRADIKKQMMIHEDMKNFFAGFPSKSHPMGQLSCLVGALSAFYPESLNPNLTDEEEDQTIINLLAKMPTIVSWIQKKSLGHPVVYPKNNLGYIDNFLNMLFGEVNDEKTFDPVVIDAMHKLLILHADHEQNCSTSTVRIVGSSNANLYASVASGINALWGPLHGGANQAVIEMLEAIKNDGGDAEKYLAKAKDKNDPFRLMGFGHRVYKNFDPRAKIIKKACDDILEKLGVQDPVLDIAKKLEEAALNDQYFIDRKLYPNVDFYSGIIYRALGFKADMFTVLFALGRLPGWIAQWKEMRENKEPIGRPRQVYVGHTERDYVEFSNR from the coding sequence ATGTCAGATAAAGCATCTATAAATTTAGACGGAACTTCGTATGACCTTCCGGTCGTTGTCGGTACTGAGAATGAAAAAGCAGTTGATATTTCCAAATTAAGAGATCTAAGCGGATTTATTACATTAGACCCAGGATATAAGAATACGGGTGCTACGAAGAGTGCGATTACTTTTCTTGACGGTGAAAAAGGCATATTGCGATATAGAGGATATCCCATTGAACAATTGGCAGAGAAATCGACTTTCTTGGAAGTTGCTTATTTGTTGATTTATGGAGAGCTTCCCAAAAAAGAGGTATTGGAAAAATTCAGAGCTGACATCAAAAAGCAAATGATGATCCACGAGGACATGAAAAATTTCTTCGCTGGATTTCCTTCCAAATCACATCCAATGGGACAACTTTCTTGTTTAGTTGGTGCATTATCGGCATTTTACCCAGAATCTTTAAATCCAAACTTAACAGATGAAGAAGAGGATCAAACGATCATCAATCTTTTGGCAAAAATGCCAACGATCGTTTCTTGGATTCAGAAGAAATCATTAGGACACCCTGTTGTATACCCTAAAAATAACCTTGGCTACATCGACAACTTCCTGAATATGTTGTTCGGAGAAGTTAACGACGAAAAAACGTTCGATCCAGTTGTCATTGATGCTATGCACAAGTTGCTGATTTTGCATGCTGATCACGAACAAAACTGTTCGACATCTACCGTTCGCATCGTAGGTTCATCAAATGCAAACCTCTATGCATCAGTTGCTTCAGGTATTAATGCATTATGGGGCCCATTGCATGGCGGTGCAAACCAGGCGGTAATTGAAATGTTAGAAGCTATTAAAAATGACGGTGGTGATGCCGAAAAATATCTTGCTAAAGCGAAAGACAAAAACGATCCTTTCCGTTTAATGGGATTCGGTCACCGCGTGTATAAAAACTTTGATCCACGTGCTAAAATCATCAAAAAAGCATGTGACGATATTTTGGAAAAATTAGGTGTGCAAGACCCTGTATTGGATATCGCTAAGAAATTAGAAGAAGCAGCATTGAATGACCAATACTTCATCGATAGAAAACTTTATCCAAATGTTGACTTCTATTCAGGTATCATCTACCGTGCATTAGGTTTCAAAGCAGATATGTTTACTGTATTATTTGCCTTAGGCCGTCTTCCAGGATGGATTGCGCAATGGAAAGAAATGCGTGAAAACAAAGAGCCTATCGGTCGACCTAGACAGGTATATGTTGGCCACACGGAACGTGACTACGTTGAATTCTCAAATCGTTAA
- a CDS encoding 50S ribosomal protein L25, whose amino-acid sequence MKSIAISGSVRQNVGKRDAKELRYQGLVPAVLYGGTEQTALSVSAADLKPVLYTADVIIVELNIGGQTKRAIVQDAQFHPLTDLVTHVDFLELFDDKEVSLNIPIKLTGTSPGVKMGGKLVQKLRNLRVKALPANLPQEIEVPMESLEVGKSVRVGQIQLENAKVLNNADDTIVSVIMSRALRQAEQEAAKATKGGKK is encoded by the coding sequence ATGAAATCAATTGCTATTAGCGGTTCTGTAAGACAGAACGTAGGGAAAAGAGATGCAAAAGAATTGCGTTACCAAGGCTTAGTACCAGCAGTACTTTACGGTGGTACAGAGCAAACAGCTCTTTCTGTATCCGCAGCTGATTTGAAACCAGTTCTTTACACTGCTGACGTAATCATTGTTGAATTAAACATTGGCGGTCAAACTAAAAGAGCTATTGTTCAAGACGCACAATTCCACCCATTAACTGACTTAGTTACTCACGTTGACTTTTTAGAGTTATTTGATGATAAAGAAGTATCATTGAATATCCCTATCAAATTGACAGGAACATCTCCAGGTGTTAAAATGGGGGGTAAATTAGTTCAAAAATTACGTAATTTACGCGTAAAAGCTTTACCTGCAAACTTACCGCAAGAAATTGAAGTACCAATGGAATCTTTAGAGGTTGGTAAATCAGTTCGTGTGGGTCAAATTCAATTGGAAAACGCAAAAGTATTGAACAATGCTGATGATACAATCGTATCAGTAATCATGTCTCGTGCATTGCGTCAAGCTGAACAAGAAGCTGCTAAAGCAACTAAAGGTGGTAAAAAATAA
- a CDS encoding SPFH domain-containing protein — MGLFNLFNKQLSEVIEWKNQDPRLLWYKFPSERNEIKNSSKLILAPGQGCILVYEGKGENLLTEPGTYNLKTDNHPFFTTLARLRQNFESEHKLYIYFFRTAAIVNQSWGTGSPIKYIDPHYNLPVEIGLNGTFSYLINEPVHFYKNIVANQNTVSTAVIQDILNNRIPQHITTQIAQKKLGYNEIDSQLALLSNDIKTAVEQDFKDLGLDITDFKILGTQFDANTQRRIGEIADLTTQNQAAQQAGLSYVELEKLRALRDAAKNEGGIAGVGAQLGVGMELGKQFDLQKEEIKEHIQQGGDFVEKLQKMQLLLRENIITQEEFDTLKKQILNKI; from the coding sequence ATGGGACTATTTAATCTTTTTAACAAACAACTTTCTGAAGTTATCGAGTGGAAAAACCAAGACCCTCGATTATTATGGTATAAATTTCCATCCGAAAGGAATGAGATCAAAAATTCCAGCAAACTAATCCTCGCTCCAGGGCAGGGATGCATTCTTGTGTATGAAGGAAAAGGTGAGAACCTGCTCACAGAGCCTGGAACGTATAACCTCAAAACAGACAACCATCCATTTTTTACTACCTTAGCACGACTACGGCAAAATTTCGAATCCGAACACAAACTGTATATCTACTTTTTTCGTACGGCAGCTATTGTGAATCAATCCTGGGGAACTGGATCTCCAATAAAATATATCGACCCTCATTACAACTTACCCGTAGAAATCGGCTTGAATGGTACATTTTCTTACCTCATTAATGAACCGGTGCATTTCTATAAAAACATTGTAGCCAATCAAAATACGGTCAGCACAGCGGTGATCCAGGACATCCTCAATAATCGCATTCCCCAACACATTACGACGCAGATTGCACAGAAGAAGCTAGGTTATAACGAAATTGACAGCCAATTAGCATTACTATCCAACGATATCAAGACTGCGGTGGAACAAGATTTTAAAGATCTCGGGCTCGACATTACAGATTTTAAAATTTTAGGAACCCAATTTGATGCGAATACGCAACGTAGAATTGGAGAAATTGCCGACCTGACGACACAAAATCAAGCCGCTCAACAAGCAGGCCTAAGCTATGTTGAATTAGAAAAATTACGTGCGCTTCGAGACGCCGCGAAGAATGAAGGTGGGATTGCGGGAGTGGGAGCACAACTTGGCGTCGGCATGGAACTGGGTAAGCAGTTTGACCTTCAAAAGGAGGAGATCAAAGAGCATATACAACAAGGAGGCGACTTTGTCGAAAAACTCCAAAAAATGCAACTGCTACTTCGTGAAAATATCATTACGCAAGAAGAATTCGACACACTTAAGAAACAGATCCTCAACAAAATATAA
- the pth gene encoding aminoacyl-tRNA hydrolase: MNYLIVGLGNIGSEYADTRHNIGFMVADELVKQASASFSLLKLAYYSEFKQRGHNITVIKPTTYMNLSGKAVNYYMQQCKVPIQHVLVIVDDLAIPFGSLRMKPKGSSAGHNGLKSIEKLCGGQAYPRLRFGIGDNYPKGRQVDYVLGPFDKDEQAELPALIDHSVKMIQSFVNIGIELTMTNLNTK, from the coding sequence ATGAATTATCTTATCGTTGGATTAGGCAATATTGGCAGTGAATATGCCGACACAAGGCATAATATCGGTTTTATGGTTGCCGATGAGCTTGTTAAACAGGCCAGTGCTAGCTTCTCCTTGCTAAAATTAGCCTATTATAGTGAATTTAAGCAAAGAGGGCATAATATCACCGTCATTAAACCTACGACTTACATGAACTTAAGTGGAAAGGCTGTTAATTATTATATGCAACAATGTAAAGTCCCAATTCAGCATGTATTGGTAATTGTAGATGATTTGGCGATCCCTTTCGGCTCACTACGCATGAAGCCTAAGGGAAGTAGCGCTGGTCATAACGGACTCAAATCCATTGAAAAGCTTTGCGGTGGACAAGCATATCCCCGTTTACGTTTTGGCATTGGAGACAACTACCCAAAAGGCAGACAGGTCGATTATGTACTTGGCCCTTTTGATAAAGATGAACAAGCAGAATTACCGGCTTTAATAGACCATTCCGTCAAAATGATCCAGAGTTTTGTTAATATCGGCATCGAGCTAACCATGACAAATCTGAATACGAAATAA
- a CDS encoding BlaI/MecI/CopY family transcriptional regulator, with the protein MEKLTAQEEQAMQSIWSLNGGFIKEILDNIKGEKMPYTTLASTVKNLERKDFVKAVRYANAKRYEPMVSEEDYKAKFMNSFVGDYFKNSYKEMVSFFVQEEKLTADELKEIMDMIKHNKS; encoded by the coding sequence ATGGAAAAATTAACAGCACAGGAAGAACAGGCAATGCAGTCGATTTGGAGTCTCAATGGTGGATTTATAAAGGAGATCTTAGATAATATCAAAGGTGAAAAGATGCCTTACACCACTTTAGCTTCAACAGTAAAGAATCTGGAACGTAAAGATTTTGTGAAAGCAGTTCGTTATGCCAACGCCAAGCGCTATGAACCAATGGTGAGTGAGGAAGATTATAAAGCGAAATTTATGAATTCCTTTGTCGGTGATTATTTTAAAAATTCCTATAAGGAGATGGTATCTTTCTTTGTGCAGGAAGAGAAATTAACAGCTGATGAATTAAAGGAAATTATGGACATGATTAAGCATAATAAATCTTGA